A portion of the Nitratidesulfovibrio termitidis HI1 genome contains these proteins:
- a CDS encoding sulfite exporter TauE/SafE family protein, with translation MTDMLAQAASLAGGLTATLQATFPALPDLHGLHGLSDMPDLQGLRDMRTLGAVSAAAMAAGFTQGFAGFGSTVIALPLLVAVLGMRVAVPLGCLMALAINVALVGRMFEHVRRGPLMALLLTSLPGMAVGGRLLSVAPEAWLEGLLGAMVLAFTVFAARTASAADGGSAPAPSAHVAGRPLRHAVTVAVGLVSGALGAAVGINGPPVVAWAMRQGWGRHALKATLAGYFLLAGVGIVGAQGLHGEITGRVLLLFCAGLPALAAGLYGGHLCFGRLDEAAFRKVLLGLFAVSGAGLLWRVAGLG, from the coding sequence ATGACCGACATGCTCGCGCAGGCCGCATCCCTTGCGGGCGGTCTGACCGCCACACTGCAAGCCACCTTTCCCGCGCTGCCCGATCTGCACGGACTGCACGGACTGTCTGACATGCCTGACCTGCAGGGCCTGCGCGACATGCGCACCTTGGGCGCGGTAAGCGCTGCGGCGATGGCCGCCGGGTTCACCCAGGGCTTTGCCGGGTTCGGTTCCACGGTCATTGCCCTGCCCCTGCTGGTGGCCGTGCTGGGCATGCGGGTGGCCGTGCCGCTGGGCTGCCTGATGGCGCTGGCCATCAACGTGGCGTTGGTGGGGCGCATGTTCGAACATGTGCGGCGTGGACCGCTGATGGCTTTGCTGCTCACCTCGCTGCCGGGCATGGCCGTGGGGGGCAGGCTGCTGTCCGTGGCGCCGGAGGCGTGGCTGGAAGGCCTGCTGGGGGCCATGGTGTTGGCCTTCACCGTATTCGCGGCCCGCACCGCGTCGGCAGCTGACGGCGGGAGCGCCCCAGCCCCATCCGCACATGTGGCGGGCAGGCCGTTGCGCCATGCCGTCACCGTGGCGGTGGGGCTGGTCAGCGGTGCGCTGGGCGCGGCGGTGGGCATCAACGGCCCGCCCGTGGTGGCCTGGGCCATGCGCCAGGGCTGGGGCCGTCACGCGCTGAAGGCTACCCTGGCCGGGTATTTCCTGCTGGCCGGGGTGGGCATCGTGGGGGCGCAGGGGCTGCATGGCGAGATCACCGGGCGGGTGCTGCTGCTGTTCTGCGCCGGGCTGCCCGCGCTGGCGGCAGGACTGTACGGGGGGCACCTGTGCTTCGGACGCCTGGACGAGGCCGCCTTCCGCAAGGTGCTGCTGGGGCTGTTCGCCGTGTCCGGAGCGGGACTGTTGTGGCGCGTGGCGGGGCTGGGGTAG
- a CDS encoding carboxymuconolactone decarboxylase family protein, whose product MNDQLRALTVQRKRAHARLAASGAPVYAAFLDMERAAYADGALTKRHKELIAVGISVVLDCRSCMQWHIEQAAAAGADPAEMLEAVEVGIEMGGGPATVSARFALEVMDDLFGAQWPERVKADIAARRGGAVTGASDAAAMGAGQPASGGEGAA is encoded by the coding sequence ATGAACGACCAACTGCGCGCGCTGACCGTGCAGCGCAAACGCGCCCATGCGCGGCTTGCGGCATCGGGCGCGCCCGTGTACGCCGCCTTTCTGGACATGGAGCGGGCCGCCTATGCGGACGGCGCGCTGACGAAACGCCACAAGGAACTGATTGCCGTGGGAATTTCCGTGGTTCTGGATTGCCGCTCGTGCATGCAGTGGCACATCGAACAGGCGGCTGCCGCCGGCGCTGACCCTGCCGAGATGCTGGAAGCGGTGGAAGTGGGCATCGAGATGGGCGGAGGTCCGGCCACCGTGTCGGCCCGTTTCGCGCTGGAGGTCATGGACGATCTGTTCGGGGCGCAATGGCCGGAGCGGGTGAAGGCGGACATCGCTGCGCGTCGGGGGGGCGCCGTGACTGGCGCGTCCGATGCCGCGGCCATGGGCGCCGGGCAACCCGCATCCGGCGGCGAGGGCGCGGCATGA
- a CDS encoding LysR family transcriptional regulator has protein sequence MDIRHLKTFLAVAAGLSFRKAAESLHYAPSTVTAQIRALEEDLGAPLFERTGRRVLLTDQGRRLLPRARRIAEMADDTRRAVTHDADSGELSVRMSQSLGMLCLPEALRRFRARFPATRVRVATASRHGLAADLRHGEVDLALLLGRPFAADGVDMETLRREPLVCIAAPGSPLAALDRVTPADLDGQPLVLTRHVWSLRPAIEQALVAAHVQPGSVLECSSIVIVKRCVAAGLGVAVVPLCAVRDEVDRGELRALDAAGLADTALADTTWTDTTRADVSPTDVSPTDAAQADADVADAAQAAIPGTRATLTVPVLLALPSRRQVPAAAAFFAGILRDLFRP, from the coding sequence GTGGACATCCGCCACCTGAAGACCTTTCTGGCCGTGGCCGCCGGGCTCTCGTTCCGCAAGGCGGCGGAGTCGCTGCACTACGCCCCTTCCACCGTCACCGCGCAGATTCGTGCGCTGGAAGAGGATCTGGGCGCGCCGCTGTTCGAACGGACGGGCCGCCGGGTGCTGCTCACCGACCAGGGGCGGCGGCTGCTGCCCCGCGCCCGGCGCATCGCCGAAATGGCCGATGACACCCGCCGCGCCGTTACCCACGACGCCGATTCCGGCGAGCTTTCCGTACGCATGTCGCAAAGCCTCGGCATGCTCTGCCTGCCGGAGGCGTTGCGCCGCTTCCGCGCGCGCTTTCCGGCCACGCGGGTGCGCGTGGCCACGGCCTCGCGCCACGGCCTGGCGGCAGACCTGCGCCACGGCGAGGTGGATCTGGCCCTGCTGCTGGGCCGCCCCTTTGCCGCCGATGGCGTGGACATGGAAACCCTGCGCCGGGAACCGCTGGTGTGCATCGCAGCGCCCGGATCGCCCCTTGCCGCGCTGGACCGGGTGACGCCCGCCGACCTGGACGGCCAGCCGCTGGTGCTCACCCGGCACGTATGGAGCCTGCGCCCCGCCATCGAACAGGCCCTGGTCGCCGCCCACGTGCAGCCGGGATCCGTGCTGGAATGCTCCAGCATCGTCATCGTCAAACGATGCGTGGCGGCGGGGCTGGGCGTGGCCGTGGTGCCGCTGTGCGCCGTGCGCGACGAGGTGGACCGGGGCGAACTGCGCGCGCTGGACGCTGCCGGGCTGGCAGATACGGCATTGGCAGATACGACATGGACGGATACGACACGGGCGGATGTGTCCCCAACGGATGTGTCCCCAACAGATGCGGCCCAGGCGGATGCGGACGTGGCGGATGCGGCCCAGGCGGCTATCCCCGGCACGCGCGCCACCCTGACCGTCCCGGTGCTGCTGGCCCTGCCATCCCGGCGGCAGGTGCCCGCCGCTGCCGCCTTTTTTGCCGGGATCCTGCGCGACCTGTTCCGGCCCTGA
- a CDS encoding cytochrome c peroxidase: MLAGWTIAAAMGFAAPTLYSVPGAHAAAVEKGAGDKQPVKGVPQMAKFRQVSEVVRDKCMACHSRDYDLPFYAKVPGIKQMIEKDFRDGLRAMDLNLELVDAVPGSGQGADAVKPVGEATIAKMEWVVLNETMPPAKFTAVHWGSRLNAEDRKAILEWVAGTRASHYATGAAPSRANEPLQPLPESLPTDARKVALGERLFNDKRLSSDNTLACSGCHAEDKAGTDNRRFAEGIRKQFGDINAPTTFNAVFNTRQFWNGRAADLQEQAGGPPLNPIEMGSKDWQEIIAKLATDADLTAEYAALYPGGWSAAGITDAIGEYEKTLITPNSRFDKWLKGDDKALTQAELDGYQRFKAYRCSSCHVGKAVGGQSFEYTDLKADYFKDRGNPLGSDSGLKDFTKKPEDLHRFKVPNLRNIELTSPYMHDGTVTTLDDAVRIMGTYLSGMPIPEGDRALIVAFLRTLTGEYKGKPLTGVAVAK, encoded by the coding sequence ATGTTGGCGGGTTGGACCATTGCGGCGGCCATGGGGTTTGCCGCGCCCACCTTGTACTCGGTGCCCGGTGCGCACGCGGCGGCCGTCGAAAAGGGGGCTGGGGACAAGCAGCCGGTGAAGGGCGTGCCGCAAATGGCCAAGTTCAGGCAGGTGTCGGAGGTGGTGCGCGACAAGTGCATGGCCTGCCACAGCCGCGATTACGACCTGCCGTTCTACGCCAAAGTGCCCGGCATCAAGCAGATGATCGAGAAGGATTTTCGCGACGGGCTGCGCGCCATGGACCTGAACCTGGAACTGGTCGACGCCGTTCCGGGTTCCGGCCAAGGGGCTGATGCGGTCAAGCCCGTGGGCGAGGCCACCATCGCCAAGATGGAATGGGTGGTGCTGAACGAAACCATGCCCCCGGCCAAGTTCACGGCGGTGCACTGGGGCAGCCGCCTGAACGCCGAAGACCGCAAGGCCATCCTGGAATGGGTGGCGGGTACGCGTGCGTCCCACTATGCCACCGGCGCCGCGCCCAGCCGTGCCAACGAGCCGTTGCAGCCCCTGCCCGAATCGTTGCCCACCGATGCCCGCAAGGTGGCCCTGGGCGAGCGGCTGTTCAACGACAAGCGCCTGTCGTCGGACAACACTCTGGCCTGTTCCGGCTGCCACGCCGAGGACAAGGCGGGTACCGACAACCGTCGCTTCGCGGAAGGCATTCGCAAGCAGTTCGGCGACATCAACGCCCCCACCACCTTCAACGCCGTGTTCAACACCCGCCAGTTCTGGAATGGACGTGCGGCGGACTTGCAGGAACAGGCGGGCGGCCCGCCGCTGAACCCCATCGAGATGGGGTCGAAGGACTGGCAGGAGATCATCGCCAAGCTGGCGACCGATGCGGACCTGACGGCGGAATACGCGGCCCTGTATCCCGGTGGCTGGAGCGCGGCGGGCATCACCGACGCCATCGGCGAGTACGAAAAGACCCTGATCACCCCCAACAGCCGCTTCGACAAGTGGCTGAAGGGTGACGACAAGGCCCTGACCCAGGCGGAACTGGATGGTTACCAGCGCTTCAAGGCGTACCGCTGTTCCAGTTGCCACGTCGGCAAGGCCGTGGGCGGCCAGTCGTTCGAATATACGGACCTGAAGGCCGACTACTTCAAGGACCGTGGCAATCCGTTGGGCTCTGACTCGGGCCTGAAGGACTTCACCAAGAAGCCCGAAGACCTGCACCGTTTCAAGGTGCCCAACCTGCGCAACATCGAGCTGACCTCGCCCTACATGCATGACGGCACCGTGACCACCCTGGACGACGCCGTGCGCATCATGGGCACCTACCTGTCCGGCATGCCCATTCCCGAAGGCGACCGCGCGCTCATCGTGGCCTTTCTGCGCACGCTGACCGGCGAATACAAGGGCAAGCCGCTGACCGGCGTTGCCGTGGCCAAGTAG